The following are encoded in a window of Carya illinoinensis cultivar Pawnee chromosome 15, C.illinoinensisPawnee_v1, whole genome shotgun sequence genomic DNA:
- the LOC122296823 gene encoding protein FAR1-RELATED SEQUENCE 5-like, whose product MEPNVGDKDLVEEPKEGMSFSSVEEVRTYYTKYAKQVGFGVTKRSSKVGDDGKVRYFTLACVRQGTSTSTSSNILKPRPMEHNGYKAKINVILGSEGEFCLTHVVLEHTHTLSPGKARYIRCHKRLDEPMKRRLEYNDMVGIQLSKNYNSCVVEVGGYENLTFGERDARNYIREVRLLRLGLGGAEALQNYFARMQAQNDGFYYVMDVDNETRLRNVFWADARSRVAYKSFGDVITFDTTYLTNAYKMPFAPFVGVNHHGQSILFGCGLISREDTDTFVWLFESWLKCMNGCAP is encoded by the coding sequence ATGGAACCAAATGTTGGTGATAAGGATCTTGTTGAAGAGCCAAAAGAGGGAATGTCATTTTCCTCAGTTGAGGAAGTAAGGACATACTATACTAAGTATGCAAAACAAGTTGGTTTCGGAGTGACAAAGCGAAGTTCCAAAGTCGGAGATGATGGAAAAGTAAGATATTTCACCCTTGCTTGTGTCCGTCAAGGCACTTCTACGAGCACATCGTCGAATATTCTTAAACCGAGACCGATGGAACACAATGGATATAAAGCAAAAATCAATGTGATATTGGGTTCTGAAGGTGAATTTTGCTTGACCCATGTTGTCCTTGAGCACACTCATACTCTCAGTCCTGGAAAAGCAAGATATATTAGATGTCATAAGAGATTGGATGAGCCAATGAAGAGAAGATTAGAATACAATGATATGGTTGGCATTCAATTGAGCAAGAATTACAATTCTTGCGTCGTTGAGGTAGGAGGGTATGAGAATTTGACGTTTGGAGAAAGAGATGCACGTAATTACATACGTGAGGTTAGATTACTTCGGCTTGGGTTAGGAGGAGCCGAAGCATTACAAAACTACTTTGCTCGTATGCAGGCACAAAATGATGGTTTCTATTATGTCATGGACGTTGACAATGAAACCAGACTACGCAATGTATTTTGGGCGGATGCACGTAGCAGAGTTGCATACAAGTCGTTTGGTGATGTTATAACTTTCGATACGACGTACTTGACCAATGCATACAAAATGCCATTCGCTCCTTTTGTGGGCGTTAATCATCATGGTCAATCAATTCTTTTTGGATGTGGCTTGATTTCTAGGGAGGACACAGATACATTTGTATGGTTATTTGAGTCATGGCTTAAGTGCATGAATGGTTGCGCTCCATAA
- the LOC122296824 gene encoding protein FAR1-RELATED SEQUENCE 5-like, which produces MQNAIAKVFPKSRHRFCLWHIMKKVPEKFGSHSQYDGIKSQLHRCVYDTLTPDEFECCWLQFLDNFDLHDNPWLEWLYSERHLWVPAYVRNKFWAGMSSTQRSEGMNAFFDDDVNSKTTLKQFVDQYDNALRRKIENELAVDFSSFHTQIPCITFYGIERQFQAAYTNEKFKEELRGLIYYCASMIRSERGMFTYHVADEIQVMDEFRKSTKYVVEFNEEECEVSCTCQLFAFKGILCRHVIRVLTLHNKEELPAKYFLDRWRKDMKRDYTLVRSSRDNLSHSPNAHRINKLNNAFYEISSIAGTSDEGCAKLMTQLSKLKLEWVDIQPVCDNHSIESLRVTKGFDKLKSHVAAHSKGRPISKRKQSTAKKAVNRLKARKTQRAQQNRRINRTAVGDFGSPSLAERDFPIASTAQSTVDEILHDESVVILQFCVYVLVNWEMKAAKGKEV; this is translated from the exons ATGCAAAATGCAATTGCTAAGGTGTTCCCTAAATCTCGACACCGGTTTTGCTTGTGGCATATAATGAAAAAAGTTCCCGAAAAATTTGGATCACACAGTCAATATGATGGCATCAAAAGTCAGCTACACAG GTGTGTTTATGACACATTGACTCCTGATGAATTTGAGTGCTGTTGGCTACAATTTCTTGATAATTTTGATCTACATGATAATCCTTGGCTTGAATGGCTATATTCTGAGCGTCATCTTTGGGTGCCAGCGTATGTGAGGAACAAATTTTGGGCAGGAATGTCAAGTACCCAAAGAAGCGAGGGGATGAATGCGTTCTTTGATGATGATGTAAATTCAAAGACAACACTAAAACAGTTTGTAGATCAGTATGATAATGCACTTAGGCGCAAGATTGAGAATGAGCTTGCAGTTGACTTCAGTTCATTCCACACACAAATTCCGTGCATAACTTTTTATGGCATTGAGCGGCAGTTCCAAGCAGCGTatacaaatgaaaaatttaaagaagagTTAAGAGGGTTGATTTATTATTGCGCATCAATGATTCGAAGTGAAAGAGGGATGTTTACATATCATGTGGCCGACGAGATCCAAGTTATGGATGAGTTTAGGAAAAGTACAAAATATGTTGTTGAGTTTAACGAGGAAGAGTGTGAAGTGAGTTGCACATGTCAGTTATTTGCTTTTAAGGGAATTTTGTGTAGACATGTCATCCGTGTGTTAACACTCCATAACAAAGAAGAGCTACCTGCAAAATACTTTCTTGATAGGTGGAGGAAGGACATGAAACGAGATTACACGCTTGTCCGAAGTAGCCGCGATAATCTGAGTCATAGTCCAAATGCACACCGAATTAATAAATTGAACAATGCTTTTTATGAGATTTCTTCAATTGCAGGCACCTCAGATGAAGGTTGTGCAAAGTTAATGACTCAGTTAAGTAAGTTGAAGTTAGAGTGGGTTGACATCCAGCCAGTGTGTGATAATCATTCAATTGAGTCATTAAGGGTGACAAAAGGGtttgataaattaaaaagtcATGTAGCTGCACATAGTAAAGGTAGGCCAATTTCTAAGAGGAAACAGTCCACGGCTAAGAAGGCAGTGAATAGGTTGAAAGCAAGGAAGACTCAACGAGCTCAG CAGAATAGGcgtataaatagaacagctgtAGGAGATTTTGGCTCACCTAGCTTGGCGGAGCGTGACTTTCCTATAGCCTCGACTGCTCAATCGACTGTG GATGAGATATTGCATGATGAGAGTGTTGTGATTTTACAATTTTGTGTATATGTTTTAGTTAATTGGGAGATGAAAGCAGCTAAAGGAAAGGAAGTTTGA